In the Pantoea sp. Aalb genome, one interval contains:
- the yajC gene encoding preprotein translocase subunit YajC, with product MNFFIGTALASGTNTPLQENPYSLIMMLVFLGLIFYFMILRPQQKRAKDHKKLMDSISKGDEVLTTGGLIGRVTKIIENYYIIIALNDTTEVMIKRDFVASILPKGTIKAL from the coding sequence ATGAACTTTTTTATTGGTACCGCCTTAGCATCAGGAACAAATACTCCTTTACAAGAGAATCCCTATTCTTTAATTATGATGCTTGTATTTTTAGGTCTTATTTTTTATTTTATGATTTTACGACCACAACAAAAAAGAGCAAAAGATCATAAAAAATTAATGGATTCTATTTCCAAAGGTGATGAAGTATTGACTACGGGTGGTTTGATTGGTCGTGTTACTAAAATAATTGAAAATTATTATATTATAATAGCTTTAAACGATACTACTGAAGTAATGATTAAAAGAGACTTTGTAGCTTCAATTTTACCAAAAGGTACAATTAAAGCATTATAA
- the tgt gene encoding tRNA guanosine(34) transglycosylase Tgt produces the protein MNFELYTIDGHARRGRLVFDCGIVETPTFMPVGTYGVVKSMSPEEILNTGTQIILGNAFHLWLRPGEKIIKLHGGLHNFMQWKKPILTDSGGFQVFSLSKIRNITEAGVHFRNPINGDSIFLNPEKSMAIQYDLDANIVMSFDECTPYPINWSLAKNSMEMSLRWAKRSRDYFNFLGNKNALFGIIQGSFFKDLRDLSLKGLIEIGFDGYAIGGLSVGEPKEVMYRILDQICPQLPYNKPRYVMGVGKAEDLVEGVRRGIDMFDCVIPTRNARNGQLFINDGILKIRNSRYKSDTLPIEYGCNCYTCRHYSRAYLHHLDHCNEILGARLNTIHNLHYYQNLMTRLRNAIEEKKLEHFVSNFYQRIDKAMPPLSSI, from the coding sequence GTGAATTTTGAATTATATACTATCGACGGTCATGCACGTCGTGGGCGTTTAGTGTTTGATTGTGGAATTGTAGAAACCCCCACATTTATGCCGGTAGGAACATATGGTGTAGTTAAAAGTATGAGCCCTGAAGAAATATTAAATACTGGCACACAAATTATTTTAGGTAATGCTTTTCATTTATGGTTGCGTCCTGGTGAAAAAATCATTAAATTACACGGTGGATTGCATAATTTTATGCAATGGAAAAAACCTATTCTTACTGATTCAGGTGGTTTTCAGGTTTTTAGCTTAAGTAAAATTCGTAATATTACAGAAGCTGGAGTACATTTTCGTAATCCAATTAATGGAGATTCTATTTTTCTTAATCCAGAAAAATCAATGGCCATTCAATATGATCTTGATGCTAATATAGTAATGAGTTTTGATGAATGTACGCCATATCCTATTAATTGGTCTTTAGCTAAAAATTCTATGGAAATGTCACTACGTTGGGCAAAACGTAGTCGTGATTATTTTAATTTTTTAGGTAATAAAAATGCTTTATTTGGTATTATTCAAGGTAGTTTTTTTAAAGACTTACGAGATTTATCATTAAAAGGTTTAATAGAAATTGGTTTTGATGGATATGCCATAGGTGGTTTATCAGTTGGCGAACCAAAAGAAGTAATGTACCGCATACTAGATCAAATATGTCCTCAACTTCCATATAATAAACCTCGTTATGTTATGGGAGTAGGGAAAGCAGAAGATCTTGTAGAGGGTGTACGTCGTGGCATTGATATGTTTGACTGTGTTATCCCGACACGTAATGCACGTAATGGACAGCTTTTTATTAATGATGGTATTTTAAAAATTCGTAATTCTAGATATAAAAGTGATACTTTACCTATTGAATACGGATGTAATTGTTATACTTGTCGTCATTATAGCCGTGCTTATTTACATCATCTTGATCATTGTAATGAAATACTAGGTGCACGTTTAAATACTATTCATAACTTACATTATTATCAAAATTTAATGACTAGATTACGCAATGCTATTGAAGAAAAAAAATTAGAGCATTTTGTTTCCAATTTTTATCAACGTATTGATAAAGCTATGCCGCCGTTAAGCAGCATATAA